In Dyadobacter sp. NIV53, a single window of DNA contains:
- a CDS encoding sensor histidine kinase: MKGEKSKSGVIVILHLLAWALLGFVLMFYQPLSWGVKLPASFWLKQSLNIGLLAGMFYLNALVIVPSLLLKNKIPAFVLWIIGSVIVLLVVSKFVDKQLHVWEQMDAVMRRPGPRPKGNIDNLLLLTSLLVLGISTSLAVILRWQTDAQLHESAEKQNITSELALLKAQINPHFFFNTLNNIYALTFTNVPLSREAILKLSRMMRYLLYETRQDTALVSQEISFVKDYVELMKLRLQAGTLVTMDEPKPDKEYAIAPMLLLPFIENAFKHGVSVVQKSEIFIDLKIKSNILTLRVLNHVFQDKNALHVNSGGIGLINTQRRLDLLYPKKHQLNIEENKEENTYQVILNINLD; this comes from the coding sequence ATGAAAGGGGAAAAATCGAAAAGTGGAGTAATTGTTATTCTTCATTTACTTGCGTGGGCACTGCTTGGTTTTGTACTGATGTTCTATCAGCCATTGTCCTGGGGTGTTAAACTTCCGGCTTCGTTCTGGCTCAAACAGTCGCTGAACATCGGTTTGCTGGCCGGCATGTTTTATTTAAATGCGCTGGTCATAGTCCCGTCCTTATTATTGAAAAATAAAATACCTGCTTTTGTTCTTTGGATTATTGGCTCCGTCATTGTTTTGCTGGTCGTGAGCAAATTTGTCGACAAACAGTTGCATGTATGGGAACAAATGGATGCAGTAATGCGCAGGCCCGGGCCACGGCCGAAAGGCAATATTGACAATTTATTATTGCTGACTTCGCTGCTTGTATTAGGAATCAGTACAAGTCTGGCCGTAATTCTGAGATGGCAAACAGATGCACAACTGCATGAATCCGCAGAAAAACAAAATATCACTTCCGAGCTGGCACTTTTAAAAGCACAGATCAATCCGCATTTCTTTTTCAATACGCTCAACAATATCTATGCACTTACTTTTACGAATGTGCCGTTATCAAGGGAGGCGATTCTAAAACTGTCTCGTATGATGCGTTACCTGTTGTATGAAACCCGGCAGGATACAGCACTGGTCAGCCAGGAAATCTCATTTGTGAAAGACTACGTAGAATTGATGAAACTACGCCTGCAGGCCGGAACCTTGGTAACTATGGATGAGCCAAAGCCTGATAAGGAATACGCTATCGCTCCAATGCTCTTACTGCCGTTTATCGAAAATGCATTTAAACATGGTGTTAGTGTAGTTCAAAAATCAGAGATCTTCATTGACCTGAAAATTAAGAGTAACATCCTTACTCTCAGAGTGCTTAATCATGTATTTCAGGATAAAAATGCGCTGCATGTAAACAGCGGAGGAATTGGCCTGATCAATACA